The Buchnera aphidicola (Mindarus keteleerifoliae) genome window below encodes:
- the leuD gene encoding 3-isopropylmalate dehydratase small subunit produces the protein MKTTLTHQGKIIPLNKSNVDTDAIIPKQFLTEIKKTGFGKYLFFNWRFLNGDVNVPNPKFILNNVNYKNSTILLTRENFGCGSSREHAVWALIDYGFKAIIAPSFADIFYNNSISNQLLLIPLKFKIIENLFTLIKKNKNIIGKIFLEEKKISIQEKEFDFKINNFHQFCLLNGFDTIDSTMKWKEKIEKYEKNIFSFFNSR, from the coding sequence ATGAAAACAACATTAACACATCAAGGTAAAATAATACCCTTAAACAAATCAAATGTAGATACAGATGCAATTATCCCTAAACAATTTTTAACAGAAATAAAAAAAACGGGATTCGGAAAATATTTGTTTTTCAATTGGAGATTTCTGAATGGAGATGTAAATGTACCAAATCCAAAATTTATTTTAAATAATGTTAATTATAAAAATTCAACTATTTTGTTAACTAGAGAAAATTTTGGATGTGGTTCATCTAGAGAACATGCTGTTTGGGCTTTAATTGATTACGGATTTAAAGCAATTATAGCTCCAAGTTTTGCAGATATTTTTTATAACAATAGTATAAGCAATCAATTACTATTGATTCCGTTAAAATTCAAAATAATTGAAAATTTATTTACTTTAATAAAAAAAAATAAAAATATTATCGGAAAAATTTTTTTAGAAGAAAAAAAAATTTCAATACAAGAAAAGGAATTTGATTTTAAGATTAATAATTTTCATCAGTTTTGTTTATTAAATGGATTTGATACAATTGATTCAACGATGAAGTGGAAAGAAAAAATAGAAAAATATGAAAAAAATATTTTTTCTTTTTTTAACTCGAGATAA
- the leuA gene encoding 2-isopropylmalate synthase, with amino-acid sequence MKNKIIILDTTLRDGEQALKASLKVKEKLKIAISLEKMGVDVIESGFPISSPGDFKSIQKISQVIKNSKICSLARCLEKDIDVAAEAMSSSDLFRIHLFLGTSDIHVKSKLKKNFEEIIEMTVSSIKRALRYTDDIEFSCEDAGRTSLDNLCKIVEKAIHAGAKTINIPDTVGYAIPNKFGKIIKVLKNKVYNIDKAVISVHCHNDLGMAVANSISAIQAGARQIEGTINGLGERAGNAALEEIIMAIKLHEKSLNVYTTIKHKEIYKTSQIVSRICNIAIPINKAIVGSNAFSHSSGIHQDGVLKNKKNYEIIDPKVIGLKTVRLNLTSRSGRAAVKFYMKEMGYHESNYNIDQLYSKFLKLADERGQVFDYDLEALAFSDKIKEKISYYKLEYFSMKKKIEGSTVVKIKLSFKKKKHTFTMKTNDSLIETIYLLLKKLTNYHFLMKEIQLNVEKNNKKEIKKINIRANYNNRSFYGIGVTEDIIESIVQAMVNVINNIRRYKKIKNI; translated from the coding sequence ATGAAAAATAAAATAATTATATTAGATACTACGTTAAGAGATGGAGAACAAGCATTAAAAGCAAGTTTAAAAGTAAAAGAGAAATTAAAAATAGCAATTTCTCTAGAAAAAATGGGTGTTGATGTGATAGAATCAGGATTTCCGATTTCTTCTCCCGGTGATTTTAAATCTATACAAAAAATATCTCAAGTTATTAAAAATAGTAAAATATGCAGTTTAGCTAGATGTCTTGAAAAAGATATAGATGTTGCAGCAGAAGCAATGAGTTCTTCTGATTTATTTAGAATACATTTATTTTTAGGAACTTCAGATATTCATGTTAAGTCAAAATTAAAGAAAAATTTTGAAGAAATTATTGAAATGACAGTTTCTTCAATTAAAAGAGCATTAAGATATACAGATGATATAGAATTTTCCTGTGAAGACGCAGGAAGAACTTCTTTAGATAATTTATGTAAAATTGTTGAAAAAGCAATACATGCTGGAGCGAAAACAATTAATATTCCAGATACAGTAGGTTATGCAATTCCGAATAAATTTGGTAAAATAATTAAAGTGTTAAAAAATAAAGTATATAATATTGATAAAGCAGTAATATCTGTACATTGTCATAATGATCTAGGAATGGCAGTAGCTAACTCAATTTCAGCTATACAAGCAGGGGCTAGACAAATAGAAGGAACTATCAATGGTTTAGGAGAAAGAGCTGGAAATGCTGCTTTGGAAGAAATAATAATGGCTATTAAGTTACATGAAAAATCTTTAAATGTTTATACTACAATTAAACATAAAGAAATTTATAAAACTAGTCAGATCGTTAGTCGAATATGCAACATTGCTATTCCTATTAATAAAGCAATAGTAGGTAGTAATGCTTTTTCTCATTCTTCTGGAATTCATCAAGATGGTGTTTTAAAAAATAAAAAAAATTATGAAATAATTGATCCTAAAGTTATAGGATTAAAAACAGTCAGACTTAATTTAACTTCCCGTTCAGGCAGGGCAGCTGTAAAATTTTATATGAAAGAAATGGGATATCATGAAAGTAATTATAATATTGACCAATTATATTCAAAATTTTTAAAATTAGCAGACGAAAGAGGACAAGTTTTTGATTATGATTTAGAAGCTTTGGCTTTTTCTGATAAAATAAAAGAAAAAATATCTTATTATAAATTAGAATATTTTAGTATGAAAAAAAAAATAGAAGGTTCAACTGTTGTAAAAATAAAATTATCTTTTAAAAAGAAAAAGCATACATTTACTATGAAAACTAATGATAGTTTAATAGAAACTATATATTTATTATTAAAAAAATTAACAAATTATCACTTTTTGATGAAAGAAATTCAGTTAAATGTTGAGAAAAATAATAAAAAAGAAATAAAAAAAATAAATATAAGAGCGAATTATAACAATCGATCTTTCTATGGAATTGGAGTAACTGAAGATATTATAGAATCTATAGTTCAAGCTATGGTTAATGTAATTAATAACATACGACGTTATAAAAAAATAAAAAATATTTAA